The sequence CCTAGGACAGTGAGCACCTCGACGCAGAATCCCAAGAATGAATTCAACCTGGCTATTGTCGGGGCCGGTCCGCGTGGCACGAGCACAGTGGAGCGCTTGGCTCATCTGGCTAACAACCTTGAACGGACCGCCAACCGAATCAATATCACTGTTTTCGACCCGTACCGTCCCGGATCCGGGCATGTGTGGAGCCCGAAGCAGTCCGAGCATTTCTTGATGAATACTCCTGCTTCTTTCCCCACTGTGGCACCCGAGCGCACGAGTGATGAACCGGGACTGAGTTTCCGGCAGTTTGTTGCCCTGCACGGAGACGGGCGTCGCCTGAGCGAGGAGCATGCCAGGATGCTTTCCCAGGTTGAGGCGGGCACATATCCTTCACGGGCGCTCTATGGCGAGTATCTGGAACACGTGTATGACAGCAGCGTGGCGTTGCTCGCTGCACATGAGAGCTTCAGTGTTGAGCATCTTGCTGCCGAGGTCATCGGTGTCAGGCCGTTGGGCAACGGCTACCAGCTGGACTACCGCACTGCACAGGGTGAAGGCGAAGCTGCGCAGAAGACTTTTGACGCAGTGGTGTTGGCACTCGGGCACCAAAGCGCGGAACTCAACCCATGGCAAAAACAGCTGCAAGAAGCCGCGCAACAAGCCGATGCAACGTACCTGCCGCCGAACGTGCCGGCAGATTTGGATTACAGCCTGTTCGCTGAAAGCCAGCCAGCACTGATTCGCGGCTTGGGGTTGAACTTCTTCGATGGCATGGCGGAGCTGACTCTGGGGCGCGGGGGATTGTTCCGCGAAACTGGCAAGGAACCGGGGCACCGATTGGAATACATCGCTTCGGGCCGTGAACCAGAATTGGTTGTTGCCTCGCGGCGCGGTACCCCGTACTGGGGTAAACCTGTTGTTGAGCAGTTCATTCCGGAAGAAATCTCCTTGCGGTATTTCGATGTTCCAGAACTGATTGGCCAGCTGGCTGAAGCGCGTGCCACGAATCCTGCGGCCACGTTGGTCTTCTCTCGCCATATCTGGCCGAAGCTGCACCGTGACATCCTCTTCGCGTACTACAGCACGTGGGCCGAATCCTGCGGTGCGCCCGAGGGGTTCTCAGCAGAAGAGTTCATTGAGCAGCTCGATGAGCTGCTGACTGCGGAGCACCGTGAAGGCAGCCAAGTCTG comes from Glutamicibacter arilaitensis Re117 and encodes:
- a CDS encoding FAD/NAD(P)-binding protein, with amino-acid sequence MSTSTQNPKNEFNLAIVGAGPRGTSTVERLAHLANNLERTANRINITVFDPYRPGSGHVWSPKQSEHFLMNTPASFPTVAPERTSDEPGLSFRQFVALHGDGRRLSEEHARMLSQVEAGTYPSRALYGEYLEHVYDSSVALLAAHESFSVEHLAAEVIGVRPLGNGYQLDYRTAQGEGEAAQKTFDAVVLALGHQSAELNPWQKQLQEAAQQADATYLPPNVPADLDYSLFAESQPALIRGLGLNFFDGMAELTLGRGGLFRETGKEPGHRLEYIASGREPELVVASRRGTPYWGKPVVEQFIPEEISLRYFDVPELIGQLAEARATNPAATLVFSRHIWPKLHRDILFAYYSTWAESCGAPEGFSAEEFIEQLDELLTAEHREGSQVWLGELRKFIAQIPECEWLDVPKLAKPFDEVGFGSDAEYQQAVRDYLVDNARHSVGGLKDPLSCAIMTMNAGRMLIKELVVTGVIDEQSRIEEIQAHFEPLVEGLSSGPPLERIEQLLALSRAGLVSFIGPEPEFGFDEVSQMFTASSPWVDSEVYTARTMCEAMMPSNRVLQNDTQLIRQLLKDHVARAHTWRNEEGESLPGSGFDVVGEPYRLVNNEGLAHRGIFVLGVQLSSAQWGTAIAAQAGNMKNPAAQTLHDAANVVNEVARLAGLQGKEALSAAQD